Below is a window of bacterium DNA.
TGCGATAAAGAAAGTGGTGTTATTGAAGTAACACCATCATTGTAGTTTCCTCGAGTACATCCGGCAGGGTGTATTCGAGGAATAATTTTTGAACTACAATCCGGGAGAAACTATGAATTGGTGGATCTGGATTATTGCCGGCGCAGTCTTGCTTGGCGTTGAGGTACTTACACCGGGCGGGTTCTATGTATTCTTCTTCGGGATTGGCGCAATCCTGATCGGGATTCTATTAGTGTTGGGACTTCCGCTCAACACGACGTTACAACTCCTCATGTTCCTCAGCTTGTCGGTCGTTTTACTGCTGGTGTTTCGCAGACGCTTGTTGCCATTGTTTGAAACCAAGAAATCAAACGAAGCAATTGAACACATTATCAGTGAAACGGCATTTGCGAAATCCGAATTGCCGCCGAATGGATATGGTCAAGTTGAATTTCGCGGTACCTCCTGGAATGCAAAGAACATCGGCGCAATTGCAATCAATACCAACAATCGTTGCATCATTCGCAAAGTCGCCGGTTTGATGCTCGAAGTGGAACTTGAATCAAATTCTACGGGGAAGGAGTAATCCATGACCGGTACCCTAATCATGTTAGGCGTTATTGTAGTTTTAGTGGTTATCATTATCGCTAAAATTGCGGTAGTGGTTCCGCAACAAAATGCATACGTCGTTGAGCGGCTCGGGAAGTATCACTCGACGCTTACGGCGGGCTTCCACACCCTGCTCCCATTTCTCGATCAAGTGCGGTATCAGCACAATCTGAAAGAGTTGGCGTTAGATATCAAGCCGCAGATTTGTATCACCAAAGACAATGTGCAAGTCGAAGTGGATGGTGTGTTGTATTTGAAAGTGATGGATCCTGAGCGGGCTTCCTATGGTGTGACGAATTATCTGTTTGCGATTACGCAATTGGCACAAACGACCTTGCGTAGCGAGATTGGTAAAATCGATCTCGATAAAACCTTTGAGGAGCGCGGTCAAATCAATCTCGCCGTAGTTACTGAATTGGATAAAGCGTCTGAACCATGGGGCATCAAAGTATTGCGCTATGAAATTAAGAATATCACGCCGCCCAGCGATATTCTCGCCGCCATGGAAAAACAGATGCGTGCCGAACGGGAAAAGCGGGCAACCATTTTGCAATCGGAAGGACAGCGCGATGCCGCGATCAACAATGCCGAAGGTGAAAAACAAACAGTGATCAAGGCGTCGGAAGCGGAGAAGCAGCGGCAAATCAATGAAGCGGAAGGCGAAGCGAATGCGATTCTCGCTGTAGCGGAAGCGACTGCCGAAGGGATCAAGAAAGTTGCCAAAGCAACTTCGGAACCGGGCGGTTTGCAT
It encodes the following:
- a CDS encoding NfeD family protein, which encodes MNWWIWIIAGAVLLGVEVLTPGGFYVFFFGIGAILIGILLVLGLPLNTTLQLLMFLSLSVVLLLVFRRRLLPLFETKKSNEAIEHIISETAFAKSELPPNGYGQVEFRGTSWNAKNIGAIAINTNNRCIIRKVAGLMLEVELESNSTGKE
- a CDS encoding paraslipin, with amino-acid sequence MTGTLIMLGVIVVLVVIIIAKIAVVVPQQNAYVVERLGKYHSTLTAGFHTLLPFLDQVRYQHNLKELALDIKPQICITKDNVQVEVDGVLYLKVMDPERASYGVTNYLFAITQLAQTTLRSEIGKIDLDKTFEERGQINLAVVTELDKASEPWGIKVLRYEIKNITPPSDILAAMEKQMRAEREKRATILQSEGQRDAAINNAEGEKQTVIKASEAEKQRQINEAEGEANAILAVAEATAEGIKKVAKATSEPGGLHALQLRVAENYLEQFGRLAKTNNTMIIPSDLSNIAGMIATAMSVIKKDYSGTN